GACAAGATCGACTAGAGGCTGACGGATGCTGGCTGGCACGTACAAGACAAAAGTGCCATCAATTTCGCTGCCGGGCCTGGAATAGCCGTCCGTGAATACCAGACCGATGTTGGTCCGGCCGCCTGATGCAGTTCCGCGCGGCTCGCGGCAAGAGCATAATTATCCGAGTAGACAAGGGTTCCGGTGCAAATGAATGAATATGGTACCGACGTAGCTTTAGTCTCCTCATTTCAGGTGTAAAGGACGACTATCAGCCCATCACTACCTTTTGTGCTGGACCTGTGAGGATGGCGATGCCGTTGTCCTTCGACCAGCGCTTGTAGACTTCAAGATGAGGCAGGAGTAGGTTAAGCGCTTCAACCGAACTCACAGCAGCCCAGTTAGACGGCTCAGGCCCTGCTACTTTCCACGAAATAAATGGTATCCAATCCTACCACGCTAGCCGACCCCATTTTTTCGGCACGGCTGCAAACCGAGATCAAGAAGCTGAATCTCTTTGAGCTCTTATGCTCCGCTGCCACCACGAAGCTGGTCGATCTGACTGCCATGGCCGCGCACCAAAGACCGGCTGTCGTCACCGTATTCGCGATCCTCAGCCACTTGCTGTGCCGATATGGGAACATCGATGTTGCTGATCCTCGGAGTTGGGCGTCCGCATGGGAACGCCTGATCGGCCATGATGCCCTGCGTCTTACGGCATCGCATGACGAGGTTGCCTTCTTGCAGCCGCCTACCATCGAACCAACTTCACAACAATCCATCGAGGCAGCCGATCTGCTGCTTGCCAAGGTGGAGCATGAAGTCAAACAGACGTGGCGCACTACGGCTGAGCGCGGCCTGTTCGCAATCATGGGGAGTATGCTTCGCCCCAACGTCAAGGATCATCGCAGCTCCAGCCGTATCGGCCTGACCGCGGTTCTTACCAGCAACAATGGCGCACTCGGCGATGAAATCGCCCATCTCGCAGCTGCGTTTGATGCCCTCTTCGTTGGCCCCGCGGCGGATCACGCAACGAAGGATCATCTCGTCTGGCTGAGAATGTACTCGCCTAAGACCGCCCCCCTCAGTCTCGCCGATTTACCCTTACCTTTCCTCGATGTCGGCCGCGCGCAGAGACTAAGGGCGGTAGATAGGGACCTTTTCGAGGTCTGGGCCGTGCCGAACAATACCGCCAGGATCAACGCAGACGCCGACCCGTGGCTCGATGATCCCCACACACCCAAGGTGGTCACATCCAAAGATGCCAAGCGCTACAAATTGGCGAGAAAGCCTTTCGATTATCGTTTCGAACACGCGGTGCTGTTTGGTGCTCGTAGCGACAAGGAAGATGTCGTGCGACCCCGCATTCTCGACCTCGGGCAGTATCGGGTGGTACGGCTCTGTGCGCTTGGATCGGAACAGGGCAAGACGAAAGGGTACCGCGAGGCAACGTATGTCGCCGCACGTGGCAGCAGCTTGCTTTCGTTCGATGAGCCTTCCGAGGCAGATCGTCCGGCTCGCCTGTCGCGGCGAGCCTTGGAAACCATTGAGACCGGACTAAAGATACTCAACAGATCGCTTATCGAACTATTCAAGGAAGCGGACGAGCCGAGTGATGTTGACTGGAACCGTATCGATACAGTCCGGCAGACGTTCCGATCAACCGTAGCTCCGCGCTCAATCCAATTTGTGTTCGACGCGCTATCGCGCGATGAGGACATCGCAATGGAGCAGCGGTCACTCGATCAGCTCGTGGCCGAAGTCGTATTCGAGTGCTTCAAGCTTGCCGCTACCGCACTCGCCAATCCACTCAAACACGCGCGAGCCGAGGATAAGCTCATGACCGGCATTCGCTTTCAACTCAAGGGGGCCGCCATGAACGAGCAAAAAGTCCAACCTCTTCTTGCCCGCCAAACCTACGCAATTCTTTCAAAGATGATGCTTCACCTCTCTCCCGATGACCGGGCACGGCTGAGAACCATGTCACTCAGCGACCCACCGCTTTCCTTCTGGAAACTGATGGCCCAGGTTCCTGCTGCACATACGGAGAACAAGCGCTGCCTTGAAGTTTGGCAAATTGTGTTGCGCACGGTCGGTCGCGTCTATCATGCATCGCGTCCGCTTGGACGCATTCTGCGGGAAACGGATTTCCCAGAGCACCGTCTGAGCCGTTTTCTGGTCGCCACAGGGTCGTCACTTCCGGGCCTGCTCGACGAGTTGGCGCGGTGGCTCGTAAGTCACGAAGTGGATAAGGCTAATCTCGCGGACCTCGCAACGGTCGGGCTCGGCGATGCACTCGACGATCATGATGCGCGCGACTGGGCGCGACGAAGCATAGCTCTTCAATATGTCGGTGCGCCCATTGTATCAAGCGTGCCCGCGCGGACAAGTGAAGCGACGGTCGGAGGAGAGGACTGATGTTCGTTCAAATACATACGCTGCGGGATTACTCGACGGCATTGCCCAACAGAGGGCAGGATGGCCTCGCCAAGCGTACCGTCTATGGCGGCATCGAGCGCCAGCGTATCTCCTCGCAGAGCTTCAAAGCCGCGCTGCGCGACAGCAAGACATTGGTCCGGACTGCTCATGATGGTTCAACCGTAGACGACACACTTCGTGCGCTGGCGAATGGTTGTGGCATCGGCATGAGCATACGCTCCGCTCTGATCGAGGAACGCATTGTGCTGCCCAAGCTCATGGAAAAGGGTTTCAGCGAAGAAGAGGCCAAGACCTGGGCCAATGCCATCATGGGACTTTGGCGCAAGGCTGATGCTGCAGTCGCGTCCGACACCCCGCTCGTCGTCGGCGAGAAAGAAGTTGACGCGTTGGTGAGGGCCGCAACCCTTTTGAAAGTCGCGGGGACGGACACAAAGGAGTTCCGCAACATGATTGAGAAGCCTCAGGCACGAAACAAGGCTCCTGAGGCGGTCAGACAAGCAATAGAGAATATGCGAGCCATCAAGGCAAACGCCGGTATGGACGGAGCATTATTTGGACGTTTCGCAACGGGAGTTGCAGTCGACAATGTGGACAGTGCTGTGCATGTCGCTCATCTCGTCACGGTGCATCCGCTGTTCAGCGTGACGGACTTTTTTTCCGTCCAGGACTTGCTGAAGACAGGCCAAGGCGAAGACCGGGGCGGCAGCCACATCAACACGGCCGAGCTGACCAGCGGCCTTTTCTATGGCTACGTCGTCGTTGATCTACGCCAGCTGGAGGAGAACTTCGCATCGCTTGACAGCGCTCAGCGCGGCGCGATTGTTGCATGGCTTATTCGTGCCGTGGCGCAAGTCGAGCCCGCTGCAAAACTTGGCTCGACTGCACCGTATTCCTGCCTGCGTGAACTAATGGTCGAGATCGGCAGGCGTCAGCCACGCAGCCTCATCGGTGCATTTGAGAACCCAGTAGATCGAACCTCCGAACGTTCGCTGTCGGAAGAAGCTCGTGCCCGGCTCATTGCCCATGCGGCGGAAATGGACGCCCTCACCGGAAAATCCGGTTGGCGGGTTCTGCTTCGCGAGCACACAGGAGGTACCCTCCCCGCTGTGGAGGCGCTGAGCGATGCAGCCGCTAAGTACCTACGGGCCGCGTAGAGCTAATTGGTGAGCCATGTCTTTCTTCACCATTCGGTTCAAGGGGCCACTCGCAGCCCTACAAGGACCGCGGATCGATGGTGAGCCGCAAACACTACCCATTCCAACGCCATCGCTCATCACCGGAATGATTGGAGCAGCGCTCGGTATTTCACGCGCGGAGGCCGAGCGGCTACAGGCCCTTCAGGACGGGATGCGCCTTGCCTGTGTAGTTCACAAACCGGGCGTTGAAGTGATCGACTATCAGATAGCGGACCTTTCAAAACCATATCTCGTTGGACCCATGTGGTCGTCCGGGGCGAGGATCGTGGAGCGCGAGGGATCGCAGATCACGGGTCTGAGGCAGCAATGGAAGCCCTACCTGGCCGACGTTGATATGACGCTCGTCGTGGAGCTTGATCCCAG
This genomic stretch from Nordella sp. HKS 07 harbors:
- the cas7e gene encoding type I-E CRISPR-associated protein Cas7/Cse4/CasC; protein product: MFVQIHTLRDYSTALPNRGQDGLAKRTVYGGIERQRISSQSFKAALRDSKTLVRTAHDGSTVDDTLRALANGCGIGMSIRSALIEERIVLPKLMEKGFSEEEAKTWANAIMGLWRKADAAVASDTPLVVGEKEVDALVRAATLLKVAGTDTKEFRNMIEKPQARNKAPEAVRQAIENMRAIKANAGMDGALFGRFATGVAVDNVDSAVHVAHLVTVHPLFSVTDFFSVQDLLKTGQGEDRGGSHINTAELTSGLFYGYVVVDLRQLEENFASLDSAQRGAIVAWLIRAVAQVEPAAKLGSTAPYSCLRELMVEIGRRQPRSLIGAFENPVDRTSERSLSEEARARLIAHAAEMDALTGKSGWRVLLREHTGGTLPAVEALSDAAAKYLRAA
- the cas5e gene encoding type I-E CRISPR-associated protein Cas5/CasD; translated protein: MSFFTIRFKGPLAALQGPRIDGEPQTLPIPTPSLITGMIGAALGISRAEAERLQALQDGMRLACVVHKPGVEVIDYQIADLSKPYLVGPMWSSGARIVEREGSQITGLRQQWKPYLADVDMTLVVELDPSAPNTAEEIIAAFHEPARPLFLGRSSCPPDVALAGAIIEAAGLEDAVNKVASERSSALIYLPAGCTQPQWGDLPVSIPGRRDWPANRHSGSELYVCRQPAAVEPG